The Thermoplasma sp. Kam2015 nucleotide sequence TTAGCATATCCATAGTCGAATACGCATTGTCAAGAAAGATCGATACGATCGTTATAGGTCACAACGATGGATGGAAGCAGTCTGTGGATATCGGTAAGGAGAACAACCAGAACTTTGTGCAGATACCTTTTAATATGCTCATACAGCAGATTGAATACAAAGCAGAAGAGAAAGGGATCAATGTCATGATACAGGAGGAGAGCTATACAAGCATATGTTCGTTTCTTGATAACGAAAGCATAGAACACCACGACACGTACATGGGAAGGAGAATAAAGAGAGGTGTATTCCAGTCTGCAAATGGAACATTAATACATGCGGATCTGAATGCATCCTACAACACAATAAGAAAGGCAATCCCTGAAGCATTTGACGGGATAGAGGGTATTGGGTTATACCCACGAAGTTTAAGCATCAAGGAGATGATAACTTCCAGAGGTGGATGTTAACATGGTTAACAGAAACCATAACCTGATATGTTCTCCAACCAATATTTGGAGATTGCCACGTGCAGATGTAAT carries:
- a CDS encoding RNA-guided endonuclease TnpB family protein codes for the protein GIDIGVRNIVTIGNNISEKGIAVKGGVLKSINQYFNKELSRLRSISDRQRKNRENTKRIDKLFMERNRKVKDIMHKLSISIVEYALSRKIDTIVIGHNDGWKQSVDIGKENNQNFVQIPFNMLIQQIEYKAEEKGINVMIQEESYTSICSFLDNESIEHHDTYMGRRIKRGVFQSANGTLIHADLNASYNTIRKAIPEAFDGIEGIGLYPRSLSIKEMITSRGGC